One Nicotiana sylvestris chromosome 12, ASM39365v2, whole genome shotgun sequence genomic window carries:
- the LOC138883454 gene encoding uncharacterized protein produces MELLPSVVIGGVAAAAFVSDGGCFLTYNMKPDLEKNVKLRIGKAIDEALQKLIAQQVNKALEAFVSQLPVAPPTPTPNNNTLENPRSGFANSGSGGTPTESREGEPGSSPPKPPSPKRTVNVISGGEDINGVMYTAANKVSKITITHGKQVRHVLEEESITFDDADVDGVLSPHNDALVISLLVHDTNVKRVLIDPGSSVNIILLRVLCEMQAEDKLIPKAHTLFGFDNSSVVTKGEVILTTFTEGVVKDTKFQVVDMEMAYNMILGRPWIHEMDAVPSTLHQVIKFPSPWEICQISGDQQTSRSINSVADSSTRNEEK; encoded by the exons ATGGAGCTACTACCGTCGGTGGTCATCGGTGGCGTCGCTGCTGCT GCTTTTGTTTCTGATGGTGGGTGTTTCTTGACATATAATATGAAGCCTGACCTTGAGAAGAATGTGAAATTGAGAATTGGTAAAG ctatcgatgaagctttgcaaaagctaattgcGCAACAGGTCAACAAAGCTCTTGAGGCTTTTGTTAGCCAGTTACctgttgcaccacccacacccactccaaataacaacactttggagaaccctcgttcTGGGTTTGCTAATTCAGGCAGTGGTGGAACCCCCACTGAATCACGAGAAGGAGAACCAG gcagtagccccccaaaaccaccttctcccaaaaggactGTTAATGTCATCAGCggaggtgaagacatcaatggtgtgATGTACACAGCAGCCAATAAAGTTTCCAAAATCACAATTACCCACGGGAAGCAGGTGCGACATGTTTTAGAGGAAGAAAGTATTACATTCGATGATGCAGACGTGGATGGCGTATTATCTCCACATAACGATGCATTAgtaatatctctacttgtacatgatactaatgtgaaacgagttttgattgatccaggtagttccgtgaatatTATCTTGCTAAGAGTATTATGCGAGATGCAAGCTGaggataaattaataccaaaggcgcatactttgTTTGGATTTGACAATTCCAGTGTTGtgacaaaaggagaggtaatactGACTACATTCacagaaggagttgtcaaagatacaaaatTTCAAGTAGTAGATATGGAAATGGCTTATAATATGATtctcgggagaccatggatccatgagaTGGATGCAGTTCCGTCGACCTTACATCAAgtaattaaatttccatcaccgtgGGAAATATGTCAAATCAGTGGAGATCAACAAACATCCAGGAGCATTAACTCTGTTGCAGATTCAAGTACGAGAaacgaagaaaaatag